A part of Apodemus sylvaticus chromosome 19, mApoSyl1.1, whole genome shotgun sequence genomic DNA contains:
- the Ddit4 gene encoding DNA damage-inducible transcript 4 protein, with translation MPSLWDRFSSSSSSSSSSRTPTADRPPRSAWGSAAREEGLDRCASLESSDCESLDSSNSGFGPEEDSSYLDGVSLPDFELLSDPEDEHLCANLMQLLQESLSQARLGSRRPARLLMPSQLVSQVGKELLRLAYSEPCGLRGALLDVCVEQGKSCHSVAQLALDPSLVPTFQLTLVLRLDSRLWPKIQGLLSSANSSLVPGYSQSLTLSTGFRVIKKKLYSSEQLLIEEC, from the exons ATGCCTAGCCTTTGGGATCGTTtctcgtcctcctcttcctcttcgtcCTCGTCCCGAACTCCCACCGCTGATCGGCCGCCGCGCTCCGCCTGGGGGTCTGCGGCCAGAGAAGAGGGCCTTGACCGCTGCGCGAGCCTGGAGAGCTCGGACTGCGAGTCCCTGGACAGCAGCAACAGTGGCTTCGGGCCGGAGGAAG ACTCTTCATACCTGGATGGAGTGTCCCTGCCAGACTTCGAGCTGCTCAGTGACCCCGAGGATGAGCACCTGTGTGCCAACCTGATGCAGCTGCTGCAGGAGAGCCTGTCCCAGGCGCGATTGGGCTCGCGGCGCCCTGCCCGCCTGCTCATGCCGAGCCAGCTGGTGAGCCAGGTGGGCAAGGAACTCCTGCGCCTGGCGTACAGCGAGCCGTGCGGCCTGCGGGGGGCACTGCTGGACGTGTGCGTGGAGCAAGGCAAGAGCTGCCATAGCGTGGCTCAGCTGGCCCTCGACCCCAGCCTAGTGCCCACCTTTCAATTGACCCTGGTGCTGCGTCTGGACTCTCGCCTCTGGCCCAAGATCCAGGGGCTATTAAGTTCTGCCAACTCCTCCTTGGTCCCTGGTTACAGCCAGTCCCTGACACTGAGCACCGGCTTCAGAGTCATCAAGAAGAAACTCTACAGCTCCGAGCAGTTGCTCATTGAAGAGTGTTGA